In Equus caballus isolate H_3958 breed thoroughbred chromosome 7, TB-T2T, whole genome shotgun sequence, one DNA window encodes the following:
- the LOC100058982 gene encoding zinc finger protein 26-like isoform X1, whose product MKGREAFICGSQTCNSGSTDSGLLSKDPFCLPEEKIEAERMVTEYLTNFSQASVTFADVAVHFTQEEWTLLDPTQRNLYRDVMLETYKNLTTVEYQLFRPNLICWLEQEEELGTVETGVFQEWDIQLKTKDSAIQQGMFWGKASNSIEMERIHSGWELYDCEQCGKVFSEHSCLETQRRTQNGGNAHEDNQHEKRFLGLHTKTSTGEKFSRFSQWGKAISLSSDVTYSKTSMQEEAFKCSHGRKAFVNQSYIQAQTRTHNGGKLCEWKEYGRSFIHSTSLAVRVQTQTGNSHYECKEWGKSSEGISYSHSLIEIHTGIKLFICKECGKSFKRSVLVNAHLGSHTLEKPYEFKEYGKAFTQSSGLVHHKKTPSEERRFKCAMCGKAFPASTSLHYHLRTHSGEKPFECNLCEKRFASSSQLIFHKRTHTGEKPYQCEECGKAFSRSSNLIVHRKTHSGENTVECSICEKRFTSPSSLIVHKRTHTGEKPFECKVCGKAFAVSSTLRYHLRTHSGEKPFKCDTCRKAYADFRSLRYHLTTHSGQKPFVCSICEKRFTSPSSLIIHKRTHTGEKPYECEKCGQAFGTSSALRYHLRAHCGENLFECNLCEKRFATSSQLIFHKRTHTGQKPYQCEECGKALASCSSFSYHLRTHSGEKPFECNLCEKRFAGSSQLAFHRRTHTGEKPYQCEACGKALATASALSYHLRTHSGEKPFECNLCEKRFATSSQLISHKRIHTGEKPYECEECGKAFSRSSNLIVHRKTHSGENTVECSICEKRFTRSSSLTAHKRTHTGEKPYQCEVCGKALATSSALSYHLRTHSGEKPFECNLCEKRFATSSQLVLHKRTHTGEKPFECKVCGKAFAVSSTLRYHLRTHSGEKPFKCDTCGKAYADSRSLRYHLTTHSGQKPFVCSICEKRFTSPSSLIVHKRTHTGEK is encoded by the exons gtCTGCTTTCTAAGGACCCTTTCTGCCTTCCTGAGGAAAAGATAGAGGCAGAAAGGATGGTGACTGAGTATTTGACAAATTTTTCTCAG GCCTCAGTTACCTTTGCTGATGTGGCTGTGCACTTCACCCAAGAGGAGTGGACTTTACTGGACCCAACTCAGAGAAATCTATACAGAGATGTGATGCTAGAGACCTACAAGAACCTGACCACAGTAG AGTATCAGTTGTTCAGACCCAATCTGATATGTTGGTTGGAACAAGAAGAAGAGTTGGGGACAGTGGAGACTGGAGTCTTCCAAG AATGGGATATTCAACTTAAAACCAAAGACTCAGCAATTCAGCAGGGTATGTTTTGGGGAAAAGCATCCAATAGTATAGAAATG GAAAGAATCCACAGTGGGTGGGAACTCTATGATTGTGAGCAATGTGGGAAAGTCTTCAGTGAACATTCATGTCTTGAGACCCAGAGGAGAACTCAGAATGGAGGGAACGCTCATGAGGATAATCAGCATGAAAAACGCTTCCTTGGTCTACACACGAAAACCTCTACTGGAGAGAAATTTTCTAGGTTTAGTCAGTGGGGAAAAGCCATCAGCCTGAGTTCAGATGTTACGTACTCAAAAACTAGCATGCAAGAGGAAGCATTCAAATGCAGTCATGGCAGGAAAGCCTTTGTGAATCAGTCTTACATTCAGGCCCAAACGAGAACTCACAATGGAGGAAAACTGTGTGAATGGAAGGAATATGGGAGATCTTTTATTCACTCCACAAGCCTTGCTGTGCGTGTACAAACTCAAACTGGTAACAGCCATTACGAATGTAAGGAATGGGGGAAATCTTCTGAAGGGATCTCATACTCTCATTCTCTCATTGAAATTCACACTGGAATAAAACTATTTAtctgtaaggaatgtgggaaaagcTTTAAGCGTTCTGTGCTTGTTAATGCTCACTTGGGAAGTCACACTCTTGAGAAACCTTATGAATTTAAGGAATATGGGAAAGCTTTCACTCAATCCTCAGGCCTTGTTCACCACAAAAAAACTCCCTCTGAAGAAAGGCGTTTTAAATGTGCCATGTGTGGGAAAGCCTTTCCTGCTTCCACAAGTCTCCATTACCATTTGAGAACTCACAGTGGAGAGAAGCCTTTTGAGTGTAATCTATGTGAAAAACGGTTTGCAAGTTCTTCACAATTAATCTTTCACAAacgaactcacactggagagaaaccctatcagtgtgaggaatgtgggaaagccttcagtcgATCCTCAAACCTTATTGTCCATAGAAAAACTCACAGTGGAGAGAACACTGTTGAGTGTAGTATATGTGAAAAAAGATTTACAAGTCCTTCATCCTTAATTGTTCACAAGCggactcacactggagagaaaccatttGAATGTAAGGTatgtgggaaagcttttgctGTTTCTTCAACTCTTCGTTACCATTTGAGAACTCACAGTGGAGAAAAGCCTTTTAAATGTGACACATGTAGGAAAGCCTATGCTGATTTCAGAAGTCTCCGTTACCATTTGACAACTCACAGTGGACAGAAACCTTTTGTGTGTAGTATATGTGAAAAAAGATTTACAAGTCCTTCATCCTTAATCATTCACAAgcgaactcacactggagagaaaccctatgaatgtgaGAAATGTGGGCAAGCCTTTGGTACTTCCTCAGCTCTTCGTTACCATCTGAGAGCTCACTGTGGAGAGAATCTTTTTGAGTGTAATCTATGTGAAAAAAGGTTTGCAACTTCTTCGCAATTAATCTTTCACAAGCGAACTCACACTGGACAGAAACCCTATCAATgtgaggaatgtgggaaagccttggCTAGTTGCTCATCTTTTAGTTACCATCTGAGAACTCACAGTGGAGAAAAGCCTTTTGAGTGTAATCTATGTGAAAAAAGGTTTGCAGGTTCTTCACAATTAGCCTTTCACAGgcgaactcacactggagagaaaccctatcaATGTGAGGCATGTGGGAAAGCCTTGGCTACTGCCTCAGCTCTTAGTTACCATCTGAGAACTCACAGTGGAGAGAAGCCTTTTGAGTGTAATCTATGTGAAAAAAGGTTTGCAACTTCTTCACAATTAATCTCTCACAAACgaattcacacaggagagaaaccctatgaatgtgaggaatgtgggaaagccttcagtcgATCCTCAAACCTTATTGTCCATAGAAAAACTCACAGTGGAGAGAACACTGTTGAGTGTAGTATATGTGAAAAAAGATTTACAAGATCTTCATCCTTAACCGCTCACAAgcgaactcacactggagagaaaccctatcaATGTGAGGTATGTGGGAAAGCCTTGGCTACTTCCTCAGCTCTTAGTTACCATCTGAGAACTCACAGTGGAGAGAAGCCTTTTGAGTGTAATCTATGTGAAAAAAGGTTTGCAACTTCTTCACAATTAGTCTTGCACAAgcgaactcacactggagagaaaccatttGAATGTAAGGTatgtgggaaagcttttgctGTTTCCTCAACTCTTCGTTACCATTTGAGAACTCACAGTGGAGAAAAGCCTTTTAAATGTGACACATGTGGGAAAGCCTATGCTGATTCCAGAAGTCTCCGTTACCATTTGACAACTCACAGTGGACAGAAACCTTTTGTGTGTAGTATATGTGAAAAAAGATTTACAAGTCCTTCATCCTTAATCGTTCACAAgcgaactcacactggagagaaataa
- the LOC100058982 gene encoding zinc finger protein 26-like isoform X2, whose amino-acid sequence MVTEYLTNFSQASVTFADVAVHFTQEEWTLLDPTQRNLYRDVMLETYKNLTTVEYQLFRPNLICWLEQEEELGTVETGVFQEWDIQLKTKDSAIQQGMFWGKASNSIEMERIHSGWELYDCEQCGKVFSEHSCLETQRRTQNGGNAHEDNQHEKRFLGLHTKTSTGEKFSRFSQWGKAISLSSDVTYSKTSMQEEAFKCSHGRKAFVNQSYIQAQTRTHNGGKLCEWKEYGRSFIHSTSLAVRVQTQTGNSHYECKEWGKSSEGISYSHSLIEIHTGIKLFICKECGKSFKRSVLVNAHLGSHTLEKPYEFKEYGKAFTQSSGLVHHKKTPSEERRFKCAMCGKAFPASTSLHYHLRTHSGEKPFECNLCEKRFASSSQLIFHKRTHTGEKPYQCEECGKAFSRSSNLIVHRKTHSGENTVECSICEKRFTSPSSLIVHKRTHTGEKPFECKVCGKAFAVSSTLRYHLRTHSGEKPFKCDTCRKAYADFRSLRYHLTTHSGQKPFVCSICEKRFTSPSSLIIHKRTHTGEKPYECEKCGQAFGTSSALRYHLRAHCGENLFECNLCEKRFATSSQLIFHKRTHTGQKPYQCEECGKALASCSSFSYHLRTHSGEKPFECNLCEKRFAGSSQLAFHRRTHTGEKPYQCEACGKALATASALSYHLRTHSGEKPFECNLCEKRFATSSQLISHKRIHTGEKPYECEECGKAFSRSSNLIVHRKTHSGENTVECSICEKRFTRSSSLTAHKRTHTGEKPYQCEVCGKALATSSALSYHLRTHSGEKPFECNLCEKRFATSSQLVLHKRTHTGEKPFECKVCGKAFAVSSTLRYHLRTHSGEKPFKCDTCGKAYADSRSLRYHLTTHSGQKPFVCSICEKRFTSPSSLIVHKRTHTGEK is encoded by the exons ATGGTGACTGAGTATTTGACAAATTTTTCTCAG GCCTCAGTTACCTTTGCTGATGTGGCTGTGCACTTCACCCAAGAGGAGTGGACTTTACTGGACCCAACTCAGAGAAATCTATACAGAGATGTGATGCTAGAGACCTACAAGAACCTGACCACAGTAG AGTATCAGTTGTTCAGACCCAATCTGATATGTTGGTTGGAACAAGAAGAAGAGTTGGGGACAGTGGAGACTGGAGTCTTCCAAG AATGGGATATTCAACTTAAAACCAAAGACTCAGCAATTCAGCAGGGTATGTTTTGGGGAAAAGCATCCAATAGTATAGAAATG GAAAGAATCCACAGTGGGTGGGAACTCTATGATTGTGAGCAATGTGGGAAAGTCTTCAGTGAACATTCATGTCTTGAGACCCAGAGGAGAACTCAGAATGGAGGGAACGCTCATGAGGATAATCAGCATGAAAAACGCTTCCTTGGTCTACACACGAAAACCTCTACTGGAGAGAAATTTTCTAGGTTTAGTCAGTGGGGAAAAGCCATCAGCCTGAGTTCAGATGTTACGTACTCAAAAACTAGCATGCAAGAGGAAGCATTCAAATGCAGTCATGGCAGGAAAGCCTTTGTGAATCAGTCTTACATTCAGGCCCAAACGAGAACTCACAATGGAGGAAAACTGTGTGAATGGAAGGAATATGGGAGATCTTTTATTCACTCCACAAGCCTTGCTGTGCGTGTACAAACTCAAACTGGTAACAGCCATTACGAATGTAAGGAATGGGGGAAATCTTCTGAAGGGATCTCATACTCTCATTCTCTCATTGAAATTCACACTGGAATAAAACTATTTAtctgtaaggaatgtgggaaaagcTTTAAGCGTTCTGTGCTTGTTAATGCTCACTTGGGAAGTCACACTCTTGAGAAACCTTATGAATTTAAGGAATATGGGAAAGCTTTCACTCAATCCTCAGGCCTTGTTCACCACAAAAAAACTCCCTCTGAAGAAAGGCGTTTTAAATGTGCCATGTGTGGGAAAGCCTTTCCTGCTTCCACAAGTCTCCATTACCATTTGAGAACTCACAGTGGAGAGAAGCCTTTTGAGTGTAATCTATGTGAAAAACGGTTTGCAAGTTCTTCACAATTAATCTTTCACAAacgaactcacactggagagaaaccctatcagtgtgaggaatgtgggaaagccttcagtcgATCCTCAAACCTTATTGTCCATAGAAAAACTCACAGTGGAGAGAACACTGTTGAGTGTAGTATATGTGAAAAAAGATTTACAAGTCCTTCATCCTTAATTGTTCACAAGCggactcacactggagagaaaccatttGAATGTAAGGTatgtgggaaagcttttgctGTTTCTTCAACTCTTCGTTACCATTTGAGAACTCACAGTGGAGAAAAGCCTTTTAAATGTGACACATGTAGGAAAGCCTATGCTGATTTCAGAAGTCTCCGTTACCATTTGACAACTCACAGTGGACAGAAACCTTTTGTGTGTAGTATATGTGAAAAAAGATTTACAAGTCCTTCATCCTTAATCATTCACAAgcgaactcacactggagagaaaccctatgaatgtgaGAAATGTGGGCAAGCCTTTGGTACTTCCTCAGCTCTTCGTTACCATCTGAGAGCTCACTGTGGAGAGAATCTTTTTGAGTGTAATCTATGTGAAAAAAGGTTTGCAACTTCTTCGCAATTAATCTTTCACAAGCGAACTCACACTGGACAGAAACCCTATCAATgtgaggaatgtgggaaagccttggCTAGTTGCTCATCTTTTAGTTACCATCTGAGAACTCACAGTGGAGAAAAGCCTTTTGAGTGTAATCTATGTGAAAAAAGGTTTGCAGGTTCTTCACAATTAGCCTTTCACAGgcgaactcacactggagagaaaccctatcaATGTGAGGCATGTGGGAAAGCCTTGGCTACTGCCTCAGCTCTTAGTTACCATCTGAGAACTCACAGTGGAGAGAAGCCTTTTGAGTGTAATCTATGTGAAAAAAGGTTTGCAACTTCTTCACAATTAATCTCTCACAAACgaattcacacaggagagaaaccctatgaatgtgaggaatgtgggaaagccttcagtcgATCCTCAAACCTTATTGTCCATAGAAAAACTCACAGTGGAGAGAACACTGTTGAGTGTAGTATATGTGAAAAAAGATTTACAAGATCTTCATCCTTAACCGCTCACAAgcgaactcacactggagagaaaccctatcaATGTGAGGTATGTGGGAAAGCCTTGGCTACTTCCTCAGCTCTTAGTTACCATCTGAGAACTCACAGTGGAGAGAAGCCTTTTGAGTGTAATCTATGTGAAAAAAGGTTTGCAACTTCTTCACAATTAGTCTTGCACAAgcgaactcacactggagagaaaccatttGAATGTAAGGTatgtgggaaagcttttgctGTTTCCTCAACTCTTCGTTACCATTTGAGAACTCACAGTGGAGAAAAGCCTTTTAAATGTGACACATGTGGGAAAGCCTATGCTGATTCCAGAAGTCTCCGTTACCATTTGACAACTCACAGTGGACAGAAACCTTTTGTGTGTAGTATATGTGAAAAAAGATTTACAAGTCCTTCATCCTTAATCGTTCACAAgcgaactcacactggagagaaataa